The nucleotide window CGATCCGCTCCCGCCGCTCGAGACCCTCGCGCTGACCCTGCCGCCCTTCGTGCACACCCTGGAGCCAGTGCGCAAGGAATTCTTCGACGTGCTCCTGGCGCGCCTTGAGCACGTGGACCTGAAGAGCCCGTCGGTGGGCCGGGCGTACCGGAAGCTGGACATCCCCCTGCGCGGCGCCAAGACCCGCGTCGAGGAGTGAGGGGCCGTGCCCGGCGCACCCTCCGCCGCCGCCCCGGACATCCGCGGCATCGTCTTCGACCTCGATGGGACGCTGGTCGACTCGCTCGCGGACATTACCGCCAGCCTCAACACCATTCTGCGAGGGGAGGGGCTGCCGGAGCGCGACGAGGAATGGGTGCGCCGGAACGTGGGGCTGGGCGCGACGCACCTGGTCCGACAGGCGGTGGCCGGCACCGCGGGAGAGGGCGCGCTGGCGCGCCTCGTCGACGACTACGTCGGCCACTACAACGCCCATCCGTGCATCCGGACCTGCGCCTATCCCGGCGTGCCCGAAACGCTGGCCGCGTGCACCCGCCGCGGCCTGGCGCTGGCGGTGGCCTCCAACAAACCCGCCGGCATCGTCGCCCAGGTGGTGGACGCGCTGGGCTTCGGCGGCCGCTTCCGCTTCATCTGGGGCTCCGACTCGTTCCCCGCTCTGAAACCCGACCCGGCGGTCCTGCTCGCGTTCATGGAGCGGACGGGCCTGCGCCCGGCGGCGGTGCTCATGGTGGGCGACTCGGCGGCCGATGTGGCCTGCGCCCACAACGCCGGCGCCTGGAGCTGCCACTTCACCACCGGCTACGGCACCCTGGCCGGCAGCGGCCTCATCCCCCACTGGCGCATCGCCGCCATCCCGGAGCTCATCGCCATCCTCGACGGCACGGTCCCGTTTCAAAGTTGATGGTTGAGTGTTGATGGTCGATCGTTCGGGGTTCGTGCTCGCAATCGGAATTCGTAATCGAACGAATTACGATACGAGAACTACAGCGCGGGGCGGCCAAGGGCGGTGACGATCTCGGCGGCGCCGGGCATGATCATGGTTTCGCCACGCTCCGGACCGGTGGACACCATGCCGATCTCCACCCCCAGATACTCCTGGATGAAATCGAGATAGGCGCGGGCCTTGGGGGGCAAGTCCTCAAAGCGGTTCATGCCGGCGGTCTTGCTCCGCCACCCCGGCATGACGTGCCAGACCGGCTCCACCCGCTGCAGGTCCGCCACCGAGTACGGAACACTGTCGAGCGGCTGCCCGTCCAGGTTGTAGCCGATGCACACCCGGATCTCGGGGAACGCGTCCAGCACGTCCAGCTTCGTTATGAGCAGCGAATGGAAGCCGTTCACGCGGTGAGCGTAGCGCATCTGGAACAGGTCCAGCCAGCCGCATCGCCGGGGCCTCCCCGTGCTGGCGCCGTACTCGCCGCCGCGGTGCCGGAGCTCGGCGCCCGTTTCGCCATGCAGCTCGGTGGGGAAGGGCCCGGCGCCCACTCGGGTGGTGTACGCCTTCATCACCCCCACAATCTGGCCGAGGCGGTGGGGCGGCACGCCTGCACCCGCCGCGGCGCCGGCAGCCACCGCGCTGGAGGATGTC belongs to Acidobacteriota bacterium and includes:
- a CDS encoding HAD-IA family hydrolase, with the protein product MPGAPSAAAPDIRGIVFDLDGTLVDSLADITASLNTILRGEGLPERDEEWVRRNVGLGATHLVRQAVAGTAGEGALARLVDDYVGHYNAHPCIRTCAYPGVPETLAACTRRGLALAVASNKPAGIVAQVVDALGFGGRFRFIWGSDSFPALKPDPAVLLAFMERTGLRPAAVLMVGDSAADVACAHNAGAWSCHFTTGYGTLAGSGLIPHWRIAAIPELIAILDGTVPFQS